From Salmo salar chromosome ssa04, Ssal_v3.1, whole genome shotgun sequence, one genomic window encodes:
- the si:dkey-9i23.6 gene encoding uncharacterized protein si:dkey-9i23.6 — protein MSEANSHSGSISLIQSMLRRLSTAENMDQPPNIHPNTHRNTHPNTPQHPRTSVETDRRFYVTPQDHNNAELIFKGKLVSVIEDDDDDNGDHDDNDPQLEVLTERDSDLESSDRDSEEREEGNSGILFLDAGSTKLVDEEEEETSKPPAVIPRWERRQLLPCPPGPDTRPPPPPVPPKRRAKPPLHPTGPPPPPPPPALDPSQSANVWGRVVGEGPGCELRPTGHGRGPGGQEEDMLSSSGDRLSMYSAVIPKSERRFSQPILDPTLDSTAQRGGGVQQLETTVSVATQDPSQLRGKDIGRPPKASEPVGIGVMGVPKPLESIAPKPLIPKPPHRNRSLPQGPERRAQDSPDGSASSGSETRDIPPDLQSIPPETEGVREPPEPSEHIPDGSESSRTPAEFRCNTEQGGLLEGGRNLEGTHEVVVQDAATWGGGGVLGSKHPNIKTMKGGKVKKFAKKMMSRWKQSREEKRGNGEIQEDDGEKEVESEMPLVNLRQDRHSVRLHTKMSVIEEEEDEEEKRSSEAAPPMMEPPSQAETERKPVGQRACFQSSFSSFKFNFSPISLVDEILTGEEWSPFLSIKDSPAPSPSVYQSEAASQHGGDEGDQLKTEPESRLRNDVQHNHEDIGHSLYEDVHFSQTSPNEIVDNQSDNRQQEVDNNNDTGNDAIAVIKPKILLDNDAAEESELDHSRPISKDIHDCKSPIRNQSKDHLDFSCVKSLGVLDSSAQKHKIRLSKKRKHRLPGLKTRKTFKIRRTEIKAPDIKFLKPSPPPTLSPTSLPSSSSSCSSLSYVFPSSVFYNIPPSAEEQDPVTTPTQDNLSVETTESSRKPDSSPKLPLSKFMTVLRDKTKRKIK, from the exons aTGTCTGAGGCGAACAGTCACTCTGGAAGTATATCTCTGATCCAGTCCATGCTGCGCAGACTGAGCACTGCAGAAAACATGGATCAACCTCCTAACATACACCCTAATACGCACCGtaacacacaccctaacacaccCCAACACCCCAGAACCTCAGTGGAAACAGACAGGAGATTCTATGTGACCCCTCAGGACCACAATAACGCAGAGCTCATATTCAAAGGGAAGCTTGTTTCAGTgattgaggatgatgatgatgataatggtgatCATGATGATAATGATCCACAATTGGAAGTTCTGACTGAGAGGGACAGCGATCTGGAATCATCAGACAGGGattcagaggagagagaagaggggaactctggcattctattttTGGATGCAGGATCAACAAAACTGGtcgacgaggaggaagaggaaaccAGCAAACCCCCTGCTGTGATTCCCAGATGGGAGAGAAGGCAGTTGCTACCCTGTCCCCCTGGCCCGGACACCAGACCCCCGCCTCCCCCCGTTCCCCCCAAGAGGAGGGCTAAACCACCGCTACACCCTACAGGGCCACCGCCGCCGCCCCCTCCACCAGCCCTCGACCCTAGTCAGAGTGCCAATGTGTGGGGGAGAGTGGTAGGCGAGGGCCCAGGCTGTGAGCTGAGGCCTACAGGGCATGGGAGAGGGCCTGGAGGCCAGGAGGAGGATATGCTGTCATCCTCAGGGGATAGGCTGTCTATGTACTCAGCTGTCATCCCCAAGTCAGAACGCCGATTCTCACAGCCCATTCTGGATCCTACTCTGGACTCTACAGCACAGAGGGGTGGGGGCGTGCAGCAGTTGGAGACGACTGTGTCCGTGGCAACACAAGACCCTTCCCAGCTGAGGGGGAAAGATATAGGGCGCCCCCCTAAAGCCTCTGAGCCGGTGGGGATAGGGGTAATGGGGGTACCCAAACCGTTGGAATCGATCGCACCCAAGCCGCTTATACCCAAACCTCCACACAGAAACAGATCTCTGCCCCAGGGACCTGAGAGGAGAGCCCAGGACAGCCCAGATGGAAGTGCCTCTTCTGGGTCTGAAACGAGAGACATCCCCCCTGACCTCCAGTCTATACctccagagacagagggagtcagagaaCCACCAGAGCCTAGCGAACACATCCCAGATGGGAGCGAGAGCTCCAGAACCCCTGCTGAGTTTCGGTGTAACACGGAGCAGGGAGGTTTGTTGGAAGGGGGGAGGAATTTAGAAGGCACACATGAAGTTGTGGTTCAGGACGCTGCAACGTGGGGTGGTGGGGGTGTGCTTGGGTCGAAACACCCGAATATTAAGACAATGAAAGGAGGAAAGGTGAAGAAATTTGCCAAGAAGATGATGAGCAGATGGAAGCAGAgtcgagaggagaagagagggaatggAGAGATTCAGGAGGACGACGGAGAAAAAGAGGTAGAGAGCGAAATGCCATTG GTGAACCTCCGTCAAGATCGACATTCAGTCAGGTTGCATACTAAAATGTCCGtcatagaggaagaggaggacgaagaggagaagaggagtagTGAGGCTGCTCCACCAATGATGGAGCCGCCCAGCCAAGCTGAGACGGAGAGGAAGCCTGTGGGACAGCGTGCATGTTTTCAGag CTCCTTCAGCTCTTTCAAGTTCAACTTCAGTCCCATCAGCTTGGTGGATGAGATTCTAACAGGAGAGGAGTGGTCACCATTCCTGTCCATTAAGGACAGTCCCGCCCCCTCGCCGTCCGTTTACCAATCAGAAGCTGCTAGCCAACACGGTGGTGATGAAGGCGACCAATTAAAGACTGAACCAGAGTCGCGCCTCCGCAACGACGTTCAACATAACCACGAGGACATAGGCCATTCTTTATATGAGGATGTTCACTTCAGCCAAACAAGTCCGAATGAGATTGTGGACAACCAATCGGACAACAGACAACAGGAAGTAGACAACAACAATGACACTGGAAATGATGCCATTGCTGTCATCAAACCGAAGATACTATTGGACAATGATGCAGCGGAGGAGAGTGAGTTGGACCACTCCAGACCCATATCTAAGGACATCCATGACTGTAAATCCCCCATAAGGAACCAATCAAAGGACCATCTTGACTTCTCCTGTGTTAAG tcacttgGAGTTCTGGACAGTTCTGCTCAGAAACATAAAATTCGTCTGAGCAAAAAGAGAAAGCACAGACTTCCGGGGCTAAAGACGAGAA AGACCTTCAAGATAAGACGCACTGAAATCAAAGCCCCTGACATCAAATTCCTcaaaccctctcctcctccaaccctctctcccaCATCCcttccttcttcctcctcttcctgctcctctctctcctatgtcTTTCCGTCCTCTGTTTTCTACAACATCCCTCCGTCCGCTGAAGAACAGGACCCTGTGACAACACCGACACAGGACAACCTCTCTGTTGAG accACTGAAAGCAGCAGAAAGCCAGATTCAAGTCCCAAGCTGCCTCTGTCCAAGTTCATGACAGTCCTGAGAGACAAAACCAAGAGGAAGATTAAATAG
- the LOC106602581 gene encoding lectin, with protein MKFVSLIVMMSLLGTKMALTFHRSTGGDDARVYFQEETAACDMPKACDLKNYEDWYRLGSYCIKYFKAPLNFTEAETQCRSAAPGGHLVSVHNSQANDNLLCVVMKNNARSPRIWLGGFELFQSGKFVWTDGSSWNFDAWTPGEPISRWSSREDCVEMNWSKIGKWNDHTCFTKKSYVCSFKNRV; from the exons ATGAAGTTTGTCAGCCTGATTGTGATGATGTCACTACTTGGGACAAAAATGGCTTTGACATTCCACAGAAGTACCG GTGGCGATGATGCTCGAGTGTATTTCCAGGAGGAGACTGCAGCGTGTGACATGCCCAAAGCCTGTGACCTGAAGAATTATGAAGACTGGTACAGGCTGGGCTCCTACTGCATCAAGTACTTCAAGGCTCCTCTCAACTTCACCGAAGCGGAG aCACAGTGCAGGTCTGCTGCCCCCGGTGGCCACCTGGTGTCGGTGCATAACAGTCAAGCCAACGACAACCTGCTTTGCGTGGTGATGAAGAACAACGCCAGAAGCCCTCGCATCTGGCTGGGAGGCTTCGAACTCTTCCAG tCTGGTAAGTTTGTGTGGACCGACGGCTCCAGCTGGAACTTTGATGCGTGGACCCCTGGGGAGCCCATCTCCCGCTGGTCGAGCCGCGAGGACTGTGTGGAGATGAACTGGAGCA AAATTGGGAAATGGAACGACCACACGTGTTTCACCAAGAAGAGCTACGTGTGCTCCTTCAAGAACAGAGTTTGA
- the LOC106602645 gene encoding P2X purinoceptor 3 encodes MDNGTDYRTLLKAYAIRFDVLVNGNAGKFNMIPTLINMVAAFTSVGVGTVLCDIILLNFLKGAEQYKAKKFEEVSDTQIENSLSSNGLYRSREFIGVEKQSNDSGAFSIGQYG; translated from the exons ATGGACAACGGGACAGATTACCGTACTCTACTCAAGGCCTATGCCATCAGGTTTGATGTGCTGGTCAATGGTAAT GCAGGGAAGTTTAACATGATCCCGACTCTGATCAACATGGTAGCTGCCTTTACGTCAGTTGGAGTG GGCACCGTGCTTTGTGACATCATACTCTTGAACTTCCTGAAGGGAGCAGAGCAATACAAGGCCAAGAAGTTTGAGGAG GTATCAGACACGCAGATCGAGAACTCCTTATCCAGCAATGGGCTGTATCGGAGTAGGGAGTTCATTGGAGTAGAGAAGCAGTCAAACGACTCAGGGGCCTTTTCCATTGGGCAATACGGCTAA